In Archaeoglobus profundus DSM 5631, the sequence CTCATCAATTCTTATTCTCTCCTTCTCGGTGTGACACAAGTGGAGTTCTCCCGGCCCGAATACGACGACATCCCATCCAGCCTCCCTGAAATTTATGGCATCCGTCCACGACCTCATCTCAGTATAATCAACATGCAAACCCGCTCTCTTAACGGCACTTTCAACTAAAGCCGTTACTCCACCACTAACAAATCCCTGAGCTTTCTCAACTATTGCAACATCCTCGTTCTTAAAAATCTCTATTAGCTCTCTTTCAACGACGTTGACGTCTTCTTCAGGAGGTATTAGCAAGTCTATCCTTAAAGAGCATTTATCTGGGACTACGTATTCGTAACTACCACCTTCAATTCTCTGAAGGAGGTATAAATAGTTCAGACTTTTAACCCTGTTTATAGCATCAATAGCCTTCTCTATTGCGTTAATTCCTTTATCTGGGAATGCACCATGCGCCGATTCACCTAAAAGTTCAACATCTACTTCCAAACATCCGTAGTGTCTGTTTGCTATTTTAAGCTCCGTAGGTTCCATGACTATAGCCCTTCTCTTCCCAAACTCCTCAACAACAGCTTTGGATCCCAATCCTCCTTCTTCCTCATCAGATAAAAGGGCAACTCCGAAGTTAGGTTCCTCAACTTCTTCCAGTGCAAGTATTATTGCAGTTATGCTAGCTTTCGCATCGCAACAGCCGGTGCCGTAAGCGTAAACTCCGTCGAACTCAAAACCTCTCTTAACTGGAACGGTGTCAACGTGAGTAACTACCCAAACGTCTGCATCTTGATTTATGAGTATATTCTTTGTATTATATTTCTCGAAGACCGCCGGCTCGAAGTCGTAAAGAGTCTCAATAAGATGGCTTATAATCTCGTCCTCCTCACCCGACTCAGATTCTATCTCAACAAGTTCTCTAAGTATTGATAACGCTCTCATAAATTTAACTTTATATAACGAGTTAAAAGCGTGTCCTTTGTGATACGAAAAGTTACGAAAGAGGACGAAAAACACTTCGTCGAAGTCTACACATTGGCTTACAAGGGGTTAGAGGAATACGCTTACACGAGCAAGAGGGACGTTAAGTTGTACTTCAGATGGTTACTAAAAAGAGATCCGGAAGGTTTTTTCACATACGTTGCTGGAAAGCCCGTAGGTTTTATAGCGTGTGACTGCAACTGGTTCAGCGTTTTTGAAGGTGAAGAGGTTGCCGAAATTCATGAGATAGTGGTTCATCCAGAATGGCAGGGCAAAGGGATAGGAACGTCTCTTATGAAGAAAGCTTTGGATTATGCCAAAGAAAGAGGTAGAAAGGTCGTTGAGCTTTGGGTTGGAGTTAAGAATTTGAAGGCCATAAGATTTTACAAGAAGTTCGGTTTTAAGGAGAGAGGTGTGTTTGGTCGGTGGCTTAGAATGACTTTAAATTTATAAAAAGCGTACTAAAATCATCGATATTTTATACACTTGCAATCACTTCCCTTCGAGATGGAAGAGTTGACACCGATGATGAGACAGTACTACAGAATTAAGGAGAGATACAAAGATGCACTACTGTTCTTCAGAGTTGGTGATTTCTACGAGCTATTTGATGAAGATGCAAAGATTGCCTCGCAGGAACTGGGTATAGTTCTGACTTCGAGAGATAAGAAGCATCCGATGGCTGGAGTTCCGCATCATGCTGTCTTTCCTTACATAAAGAGATTGATTGAGAAGGGTTACAAGGTTGCCATATGCGAGCAGGTTGAGGATCCTTCAAAAGCAAAAGGATTAGTTAGGAGGGAGGTAGTAAGGGTAATAACTCCCGGAACACTCATAGAGGAGGAGCTTCTAACTAAGGAAAACAACTACCTCATGTCCATATACAAGGGTAGAATCTACGGAATAGCACTGATAGACGTATCGACGGGGGAGTTCCTAACCACAGCATTGGAGAGCTTCGATGAGGTAATTGCAGAAGTTTTGAAGTTTTCACCAGCTGAATGCATAGTTCCAGAGGGTTTTGAGGAGCTTGAAGAGCTGAAGAAGCACGTTAACGTTGTTCACACGTTAAGCCAAGACGAGTACTCATTTAAAGAATCTCTCGAAATTTTGAAAGAGTGTGTTCAGGATTTCGAGAGACTTGAGCTTGAGGAGGAGTGCGTGAGGGCTTGCGGTTCTGCTTTAAGGTACGTTAAGGAATCTCTACTCATAAAGACGATGAAGATCAGGCTTCAGAAGTATGTGAGCAGAGACTACATGATACTAGATTCTACAACGCTCAAAAATTTGGAAGTCTTCAGAAATCTGATAGACGGTAGTAGAAGGGGTACCCTTATTGATGTTCTGGATAAAACCGCTACAGCAATGGGTAGCAGACTTCTGAAGAGGTGGCTACAGAGGCCTCTTTTAAACGTTGATGAGATAGAAAAGAGGCTCGAAGCTGTCGAAGAGCTTTTTGAGAAGAGCTTTCTAAGACAGAGCTTAAGGGAAGTTTTGAGAGAAGTCTACGACTTGGAGAGGATAGTGAGTAGGATTGAGTACAGGAAGGCAAATGCTAGGGATTTAGTTGCCTTGAAGAATTCGTTAAAGGCTGTTGAAAAGATAAAAAGCTTCACATTTAACTCGAGGAGGCTTAAGGAGATTGTTGAAGGTTTAAAGGCTCTCAGAGATGTCGTTGAGCTTATAGAAAACGCGATAGTTGACAATCCGCCTATAAATATCAAAGACGGTGGAATAATAAGAGATGGCTACTCGAGAGAACTTGACGAGCTCAGAAGAATCAAAGTTGATCATGAAAACTTTATAAAGAATATCGAGGAGAGGGAGAGAAAAGCTACAGGTATAGACAAGTTGAAGGTCGGATACAACACCGTCATAGGGTATTACATAGAAGTTCCAAAATCGAAGCTGAGATTTGTTCCGAAACATTACAAGAGGAAGCAGACTTTAGTCAACGCTGAGAGATTTACAATTCCAGAACTTGAAGATATAGAGGAGAAAGTCTTAGCATGCGACGAGAAGATCAAAGCATTGGAGTACGAGCTATTTAATGAGGTTAGGGAAGAAGTGGCTAAGAGAGTTGATGAAATAAGAGAGTGCGCTTTCAAAATTGCTGAGCTCGATGTTCTTTCAACCTTTGCAGAAGTTGCCGTGCTTTACAACTACACAAAGCCTAAGGTGAACGACGGATACGATATAATAATAAGGGACGGAAGACATCCTACTGTTGAGTTGACAACCAAATTCATCCCAAACGACGTAAATCTGACAAGAGATAGCAGAATTCTCATAATAACCGGACCCAATATGGCTGGAAAGTCAACATACCTCAGAATGACAGCTCTGATAACTATAATGGCTCAGATTGGTTGCTTTGTCCCCGCAAGCTACGCTGCCATAGGAGTTGTCGATAGGATATTTACGAGGATAGGGACTGTCGATGATATAACAAGGGGGTACAGCAGTTTCATGGTTGAGATAGATGAAGTTGGAAAGATACTGAAGAATGCGACAAAGAGAAGTTTGATACTTCTCGATGAGGTTGGTAAAAGCACTGGAACGAAAGATGGGCTCAGTCTGGCTTGGGCGATAATTGAGTATTTGCACAAGATAGGTGCGAAAACCCTCTTCGCAACACATTATCACGAGCTTTCCGAGCTTGAGAGTACACTTGAAGGTGTTAAGAACTACCACTTCCGCATAATCGAAGGAGAAACAATCGAATTTGACAGAAAGATAAAGAGGGGAGCATGTACAGAAAGCTACGGAATAAAAATTGCTGAGATGGTCTTACCAAAAGAGGTCATAGACAGAGCTTACGAGATATACAGGAGTCTAAACATCGTAAACGACGATCTTATGAAAGAAATAGCTAAAATTGACGTCAACAACTTAACGCCAGTCCAAGCCCTAGTTGAGCTTGACAGGATCGTGAGGCTATGCAGGTCTATGAAAGATTGAAGGAGATCCTCGAAGAGCTTGAAAGAATAAATTACGTATTAAGAAGTAAGGCTTTGGAGAGGGCAATAGAGAACATAAAAATTGCCTTGCATGGAGAGAAAGTCGGTTCTGAGGGTTTCGAGCACAGCTACATCAGACATAAGCTGATAGAAAAAATAGGGGGAAACGTCTACATTGAATCTGGGCAAACTGGATTATCGAAGCTTGGTTTTAGACCGGATTTGGTTATTATAAAGGATGAAGAGGTTATAATTGCAGAAATCGAAACAGATAAGGGTAGAGCTTTGAAAAAGATGAGGAAAGTTGCAAGATTGTTGAAAGATCTAAAATCTTATCCAATTATTGCGAACAGGAAAGTGAGAGTTGTTTTCGCTCTCTCAAAGTGGGATGAGAGAGTCCTTAGTTTTGCTGAAAGTTGTGGCTTTGAAGTTCTACTGTTTGAAGGAGAAGATTTAAGAAAACCTTAAAAGTGATTGAGGTACTTTCGCTCATGCGAATAGGAGAGGCCTTGGTCGGTAAAGGTTACGAAGTTGCTCACATAGACCTACTGATAGGTGAAAAGAACGGAATTGTGGGTCAGGCGTTTGCGAACGCTTTATCCCAGTTATCCGCTGGACACACACCACTTTTAGCAGTCTTGAGACCCAACCTCATAACCAAACCTCCAGCGATAATAGTTCCCAAGGTAACGATAAAGAATTTGGAACAGGCTGAACTTGTTTTCGGGCCTGCTCAGGCTGCTGTTGCAAAGGCGGTAGCTGATGCTGTTGAAGAAGGGATAATTCCAAAGGAAAAAGCTGAAGATTTGGTTGTGATTGTGAGCGTTTTTATACATCCAAAAGCTAAAGATAAGAACAAGATATACTACTACAACTACTCAGCAACAAAGCTCGCTATAAAGAGGGCTATGAGTGGATTCCCGGATGTTGACAAGGTTCTTTGGGAGAAGGATAGAGCATTTCACCCGCACATCGGTAGAAAGCTTACGAAACTCTGGGATCCGCCTTATCTGCAAATAGCCTTTGACTTGACTAGCTTAGAAGAAGTTCTGAACGTTATGAGGCAAATCCCCGAAAGCGATCACATAATCTACGAGATAGGAACCCCATTAGCCAAGCGCTACGGTGCCGATGTTGTTTTGAAGATGAGAGAAATAAAGCCAGATGCGTTCTACATAATAGACTTCAAGACCTTGGATGTAGGAAAGCTGGAGGCTAGGATGGCTGTAGATGCCACAGCTAACGGCGTTGTTATATCGGGATTGGCACCAATCAAAACTATCGTTGAGGGCATCAAAGAGGCTCAGAAAGTTGGAATTTATGCAATTGTAGACATGCTCGGAGTTGAAGATCCAATAAAGAGGCTTGAGAAGATAAAGGAGACTGGAGTCTTCCCAGATGTTGTCGAATTGCACAGAGCTATAGATGAGGAAGAAGCTAAACCACCTTGGCATCTTGCGAAGCCCGTTAAAGAGAAGTTCAATGTGCTCGTAGCTGTGGCCGGTGGTATTAGAGTGGAGAATGTGCAGGAAGTTATCTCTGCTGGGGCAGATATTCTTGTAGTTGGAAGAGCCATAACGAGGGCAAGAGATGTTGAGGGGGCGGTGAGGAGGTTTCTCAGTGCACTAAAAAAGCCAGATACTGACCAGTTCAGAATCATGACAGACTTCTGAATTTTTCGCTTATCGCTCAAAATATTTTTGTTTGAACGAAATATAAGTCTTGTACAAACCAAAGCGATTATATCACAAAGCTAAGGTCGAGAAAGAAAAAATTGATTAGACTTGCTCAAAAGCCTTCTGCAATGGCGGAACTACCTGCTTCTTCCTTGACATTACTCCCTCTAGCCAGACACTCTTGCCCTCAAGCTTCTTTCCGAATGCTATTTCAACTACTTGTGGATAGTCGGTGATTACCAGCAACTCAGTTCCTTCCTTCATTATGTCCGTTAGCATCAAGAATATACCAGCGTATCCTCCCTCCTCTTTCATCTTCTTCATTTCCTCGTAGATCTCATCGATCCTGTCCTTGATCAAGTTGAGGTCAATCAACTCGATCTGACCAATTCCGACTTTCTTTCCGCCCATGTCGAAGTCCTTGAAATCTCTCGTTATGATCTCTCTGGCACTCAAGCCACTAACATCGGAAAGCTTTGACTTTACGTCAATTCCGAACTTCGTGATGTCTTCAATTCCCGCAATCTTTGCAAGTTCTTCTGCGACTTTCTTGTCAAGCTCGGTCGTAGTTGCTGACTTAAAGATCACAGTATCACTCAAGATTGAAGCCAGCATTAGCCCTGCAAGCTCCTTCGTGATTTCAACGCCAGTCCAGTCGAACAGCAACTTAAGTACAGTTCCAGTACATCCTACTGGTAGGTTTACGAACAGTATCGGATTTGGTGTCGTTATGTCTCCGATCTTGTGGTGATCAACTATCGCAACTATCTCAGCCTTGTCTATGTTTTTAGGTGCCTGAGACTTGTCACTGAAATCTACTAAGGCGAGTGTCTTACCCTCAGCGTCGTCCAAAATCTCTGGAACATCAAATCCAAACTTCTCAAGCACAAACTTCGTCTCTGGGTTTGGCTCCCCCTGAATGGCTGGAACAGCTTCTTTGTCAAGCTTTATTAAACCATCCTTCTTTCTCCACTCGTTCAAGAGGTGTGCAAAAACTATTGCAGAACACACAGAATCCGTATCTGGGTTCATGTGCCCGACTACATAAACTACGTGGTGTGTCATGTAGGCGATGAGTATCATCAACAGATAAAGCTTTCGAAATTTTTGAAGGCTACCTTAAAACTCGCCATCTCGTAAGAATTCCTCTACCCAATTTCCTAACATCCAATAAATCCAGACTTATTGGAGGATCGAAGCTCATACCATCTACTACCGTGGGAGCTTTTGAACCTCCTATGATCATGTTGCCATAGTATACATAGATTTCATCGACCAAACCCTCCCTAAGCATTGCCCAGTTAAGAGTGGCTCCTCCCTCAACCATTAGAACTCTTACACCAATTTTGTAGAGATATTCAACCAAAGCTTTGAGATCGACCTTATCATCTCCAGCTACAAAGACATCAACACCCATTCTCCTTAAAGTATTCACTTTTTCAGAATTTGCAATTCTTGAGACAGCTACGATTGTTTTTGCAGATTCATCCAAGACCTTTGCATCAAGGGGAATTCTGCACTTACTGTCAACTACAACCCTTATGGGATTTGCATCTCTTCCTTCTTCCAATCTCCTTTTTCGTAGTTCTTCGCTCTTAACAGTCAGCTTAGGATTATCCGAAAGAACTGTCCCTATTCCTACCATTATGGCATCGCTTTTAGCTCTGAGTTCGTCAACCCTCTTTAGATCTTCTTCACATGATATCCTAAGCTGAATTCTTTTCTCGTTGCTTATTTTTCCATCAACGCTCGATGCAACATTTATGAATGTAAACGGCCTCATAATCCCAGAAGCTCGATCAATCGTTCTTTTGCTTTTTCAACTCTCTCTTTATCTCTTCCAGAGAACTTTATTACTACATACCCCTCCTTAGGATAAGAGCCAATTTGAACATCCTTGAACTCCTTCACAACCGTATCTAATTCTTTAAGCATCTCGCTCTCCTTCTTATAGACTATCAGCGTATCTTCGTAGTAATCAATCTCTCCAAATCTCGGCAAGACTTTCTCGAAAACGTCTTCCATTTCTGCAGGAACACCGGGCATCACTAAGATTTTGTCAGTAATGTAACCCGGAGCAACTCCTACATCGTTTCTAACAACTTCAGCACCTTCAGGGAAAGTGCAAACTTTTCTTAAAGCAGTTTCGTTGGCTTTCGGAAATCTCTTCTTTAGGTCATTTAAAACATCTTCATAGAGTACGAGTTTTTTGTTGAGAGCCTTTGCAATTCCTTCGGTAGTTACATCATCATGAGTAGCTCCTAAACCGCCAGTAACTATCACAAAATCGACATACAACGCGTTTCTAACCTCTTCAGCTATAACGTTAACGTCATCTGGAATAACCACCATTTTAACAACTTTGTGCCCCTTCTTCGTCAGCCTCCTCGCTATGTAAGTAGCGTTTGTGTTGGATATGTCTCCACTTAAGAGTTCGTTTCCAACACTGATAACTATGAAATCCATGCAAAGATGTATACCCAAGATAAAAATGTTGTTAGATCTTTACGAGTTCCTTAGGAACGAACTCGAATAACATGTCTTCCTTGAAAACGTAATCCTTTAACTCGTCGCTGTATACTTCATCCAAGAACTTGTAAGGCTGTGCAATTACATGGCAGTCCTTTGAAAAGTGTCTACAGCACAAAGCAAGGGGAAGTGTCCCTACTTTGTTTATTATTCCATTTTTGAAGACTGCATCAGCTCCAACAACTGCGAGATCGCAAACCTTTACGGCATAACCCATGGCACAGTCCGGAAATATACTAACATCTACACTCCTACCCTTCAAATATCTCGCCATGTCTAGGCCCTCTTTTCTCGGAAAAGATTCAAGTACTATAACCTTTGAAGCTTTTAACAGCCCTCTTTCGATTGTGTGACTTCTGCTTATCGTTACAACTATCTTCCCATCTACAAGATCCTCTAAATATTTGACAGCCTCCTTATCAGCCTTCTCAATCTCCCTCTCTATATCCTCAAGATCAAAACCCTCTCTGATTCTTTCGCATAACCACTTCAGCCCAGCCATAAACTTGTGTACCTTTGCTATTTCTTCACATACGCTTAAACGCCTTTCAGCATCTATCCCCTTAAGCAGTTCTACGGTCTTTTTGAGGATTGCACTCTGGCCACTCCTTCTATCTTTGATTATTTCTTCAAGTGAGACCATGAACACAGTTTAAGAAAACCTTTTAATAGACCTTACTCAACTTAAATCGGTGGGCTAGGCCGGGGGGTTCGGCGTCCCCTGTAACCCGAAACCGTCGATATGCGGGGGCCGAAGCCGAGGGAAGGTCCGCCAAACGGGAGTAACCGTTCGGCAAAGCCTTGCAGAATCCCCGTCCCGAGGGGTCGGCGGTCACGGTTGGAGCATCTGGAGGGATGCTCCGCCGTGTTTACCGGGGGAACCGGCCCAGGCCCGGAAGGGAGCAGGCTTACCCCGGACGACCGGCGCTCTCGGGGGTGCGGGGAGGAGAGGCTTTGCCGAATGGGCTCCCGCAAGGCGGATCGACCCGAGGCGTGCCCACCACAATTGTCGAAGATTAAGGAGATCAATGATTGATAATGATAAATTTTAAAAGTCGTATGACGATGAGACGGGGGAGGTGGTTCAAATTATACAAGTGAGATTTCATGGTAGGGGTGGACAAGGCGTTGTGACTGCAGCAGATATACTCGCCGTTGCGGCATTTAAAGAGGGTTATTGGACACTTTCATTTCCAATGTTCGGAGCGGAGAAGAGAGGAGGTCCAGTCGTATCCTACTTGAAGATCTCGGAGAGCAAGATAAACGACAGAGATGAAATCTATGAACCAGACTACGCAGTGGTCCTCGATCCGACCATACTCAGTAAGGATGTTGTTAACGGTTTGAAGGGCTGGCTTATAGCCAACTATCCAGACTTGGAGAAGGCAAAGGAGAAGACGAAATGGGAGCGAACGATTACGATAGATGCTACAAAGCTCGCACTCGAAATACTCGGTAGACCAATAACAAACACTGCCATGGTTGGTGCGTTTGCAGGCTTTACGAAGATAGTGAAATTGAGCACTCTTAAAGAGACCATATACGAGTGGTTTGAGAAAAAGAATGAAGAAATAGCCAAAAAGAATGTTGAAGTAGCTGAAAGGGCTTATAGGGAGGTTGAGAAGTATGCGGATAAGCTTAGGAGCAGTATCAAGACCGCTTGAATCTTTGGAAAACAAGACGGGTAGCTGGGCTGTTAAAATTCCGAAGGTAAATCCAGATAAATGCGTAGGGTGTGGGGAGTGTCGAATGCTGTGCCCAGATGGATGTATAGAACTCGTGCATGTTGAAGAGAAGAAAGTAGTAGCTAAAGTCGATTATGATTACTGTAAGGGCTGCGGTATATGTAGTGATATATGCCCCGCAAACGCTATAGAAATGGTTGAGAAGGTGATCGAATGAGGAAGGTAGTTAGAGGATTCTACGCCGTTGCACATGCTGTAAAGCTCTGTAGACCGAATATAATATGCGCTTATCCAATAACACCTCAAACGGAGATAGTAGAGAATTTGGCAGAGATGTATGCAAACGGAGAACTCGAGAACTGTAAATATATAACTGCTGAATCCGAATTCGATGCTGCATCAATCTTGGTTGGCGCCTCTGCAACTGGTGCGAGGACTTTCACTGCGACATGCTCACAGGGTTTGATATTGATGAGTGAAGTTCTGTTTAACGCAGCCGGGATGAGGCTACCAATAGTAATGGTTAACACGAACAGAGCTATATCTGCACCGCTTAGCATATGGAACGATCTCCAAGACAGCATGGTGTTGAGAGATGCCGGTATAATTCAGATATACGTTGAGGATAATCAGGAAGCTCACGAGATGATTCCCCAAGCTTACAAGATTGCTGAAAGCGTAATGTTTCCAACGATGGTTTGTATGGATGGTTTCAAGCTAACTCACGCTTATGAGCCAATAGATTTGCTCGATCAGGAGTTGGTAGATAGCTTCCTTCCACCCTACGATCCTCCGATAAAGCTCTCAGTAGATAATCCTCTAACGTTTGGCTCCTACGCTCCACCGCACTGCTACATGGAGTTCAGATACAGAATGCACAAAGACATGGTCAACGCTAAAAAGACAATCGAGAAAGTCTTCAAAGAATGGGCTGAAATAAGGAGAGACTGGGGAGGATTGATAGAGTACAAGGAGGGGAAGACTGTTCTTGTCGCAATGGGTTCCTTGATAGGAACTATAAAAGAGGTAGCTGAGGAGAACGGATTGGGTTATCTCAAGATAAGAACTTACAGACCATTCCCAACCGAAGAAATAAAAGAGGCTTTGAAAGATTGTGAAAACGTCATAGTGTTTGATAGAGCAGTTTCGTTCGGATATGAAGGAATTTTAACCATAGATATCAGAAACGCACTCTACGGCGAATCACCAGATGTCTACTCCTTCATAGTAGGTTTAGGTGGTAGAGATGTTCCAAAGAAACTCATAGAAAAGTGTGTTTCGAAGGTAGTTAACAAAGAGATTAAGCCCAGTTACAGTTTTGAAGGTTTAAAGGAGTTTGAGGAGGTGCTATACTGATGTTCTTTGGGAAGGGTCATGGTGGTTGCTACGGATGCCCACTGCCGATAGTCGTTAGAAATGTCTTGGAAGTTTTGGAGGGTAAGTGCTTTGTAGTTAATCCGACTGGCTGTCTCGAGATAATAAGTTCACAGTACGGTAAAAGCGCTTGGGGTGTGCCTTACATACACTCACTCTTTGAAAACGGTCCTTCAGTTGCCTCCGGTATTGCAAACGCGTTAGAAGTATTGGGAAGGGAAAATGAGGGACACGTCGTCGTATTTGCTGGAGATGGAGCCACAGCAGATATAGGAATAGGATATTTATCATCTATGCTTCACAGAAACGACAACGTCCTCTACATCTGTCTGGATAACGAAGCTTATCAGAACACGGGAACACAACAGAGCTCTACCACCACACCGGGTGCATATACAACAACAACTCCAGCTGGAAAAATTTTACCCGGAAAAATTTCGAGAAGAAAGGATATGGTTGCATTTGCCTTAGCTCACGGAACTCCATACGTTGCTACAGCCTCCGTAGCTTTTCCAAGAGATCTGAGAAGAAAGGTTAAGAGGGCTGTGGAATTTAGGGGTGCAAAGTACATTCACGTTCACTGCCCCTGCCCAACCGGATGGCACTTCGATCCATCTAAAACTGTCTATGTTGCAAGGCTCGCATACGAAACAGCCTTGTTCCCAATAGTTGAATTTGAATTCGGAAAACTCGTTAGAGTCAAGAAGATAAAGAGCAGAAAGCCGGTCGAAGAGTACTTGAAAGTTCAGGGGAGATTCAGACATCTATTCAAGCATCCAGAGGGACCAAAAATAATCGCGAAGCTCCAACAGATTGCGGATGAGAATGCAGTTAGATACGGACTGGATGTTTGAATATTTTATTTTTCTTTCTATTCTAGGCCATAGATGTTAGAATAGCAGTTGAAATTTCTCTTAAGTTTCGAAATGAGTTTTGAATGTTAGTATAGCAGTTCGACATATGGTGAATTTTGATACGACGTATACCGCATTCATTACGACGATGAAAAAGCTTAAATTAA encodes:
- a CDS encoding M20/M25/M40 family metallo-hydrolase gives rise to the protein MRALSILRELVEIESESGEEDEIISHLIETLYDFEPAVFEKYNTKNILINQDADVWVVTHVDTVPVKRGFEFDGVYAYGTGCCDAKASITAIILALEEVEEPNFGVALLSDEEEGGLGSKAVVEEFGKRRAIVMEPTELKIANRHYGCLEVDVELLGESAHGAFPDKGINAIEKAIDAINRVKSLNYLYLLQRIEGGSYEYVVPDKCSLRIDLLIPPEEDVNVVERELIEIFKNEDVAIVEKAQGFVSGGVTALVESAVKRAGLHVDYTEMRSWTDAINFREAGWDVVVFGPGELHLCHTEKERIRIDEILKAKDVLVALNEIIQSSS
- a CDS encoding GNAT family N-acetyltransferase, translating into MIRKVTKEDEKHFVEVYTLAYKGLEEYAYTSKRDVKLYFRWLLKRDPEGFFTYVAGKPVGFIACDCNWFSVFEGEEVAEIHEIVVHPEWQGKGIGTSLMKKALDYAKERGRKVVELWVGVKNLKAIRFYKKFGFKERGVFGRWLRMTLNL
- the mutS gene encoding DNA mismatch repair protein MutS, with the translated sequence MEELTPMMRQYYRIKERYKDALLFFRVGDFYELFDEDAKIASQELGIVLTSRDKKHPMAGVPHHAVFPYIKRLIEKGYKVAICEQVEDPSKAKGLVRREVVRVITPGTLIEEELLTKENNYLMSIYKGRIYGIALIDVSTGEFLTTALESFDEVIAEVLKFSPAECIVPEGFEELEELKKHVNVVHTLSQDEYSFKESLEILKECVQDFERLELEEECVRACGSALRYVKESLLIKTMKIRLQKYVSRDYMILDSTTLKNLEVFRNLIDGSRRGTLIDVLDKTATAMGSRLLKRWLQRPLLNVDEIEKRLEAVEELFEKSFLRQSLREVLREVYDLERIVSRIEYRKANARDLVALKNSLKAVEKIKSFTFNSRRLKEIVEGLKALRDVVELIENAIVDNPPINIKDGGIIRDGYSRELDELRRIKVDHENFIKNIEERERKATGIDKLKVGYNTVIGYYIEVPKSKLRFVPKHYKRKQTLVNAERFTIPELEDIEEKVLACDEKIKALEYELFNEVREEVAKRVDEIRECAFKIAELDVLSTFAEVAVLYNYTKPKVNDGYDIIIRDGRHPTVELTTKFIPNDVNLTRDSRILIITGPNMAGKSTYLRMTALITIMAQIGCFVPASYAAIGVVDRIFTRIGTVDDITRGYSSFMVEIDEVGKILKNATKRSLILLDEVGKSTGTKDGLSLAWAIIEYLHKIGAKTLFATHYHELSELESTLEGVKNYHFRIIEGETIEFDRKIKRGACTESYGIKIAEMVLPKEVIDRAYEIYRSLNIVNDDLMKEIAKIDVNNLTPVQALVELDRIVRLCRSMKD
- a CDS encoding bifunctional 5,6,7,8-tetrahydromethanopterin hydro-lyase/3-hexulose-6-phosphate synthase, encoding MRIGEALVGKGYEVAHIDLLIGEKNGIVGQAFANALSQLSAGHTPLLAVLRPNLITKPPAIIVPKVTIKNLEQAELVFGPAQAAVAKAVADAVEEGIIPKEKAEDLVVIVSVFIHPKAKDKNKIYYYNYSATKLAIKRAMSGFPDVDKVLWEKDRAFHPHIGRKLTKLWDPPYLQIAFDLTSLEEVLNVMRQIPESDHIIYEIGTPLAKRYGADVVLKMREIKPDAFYIIDFKTLDVGKLEARMAVDATANGVVISGLAPIKTIVEGIKEAQKVGIYAIVDMLGVEDPIKRLEKIKETGVFPDVVELHRAIDEEEAKPPWHLAKPVKEKFNVLVAVAGGIRVENVQEVISAGADILVVGRAITRARDVEGAVRRFLSALKKPDTDQFRIMTDF
- a CDS encoding manganese-dependent inorganic pyrophosphatase, coding for MTHHVVYVVGHMNPDTDSVCSAIVFAHLLNEWRKKDGLIKLDKEAVPAIQGEPNPETKFVLEKFGFDVPEILDDAEGKTLALVDFSDKSQAPKNIDKAEIVAIVDHHKIGDITTPNPILFVNLPVGCTGTVLKLLFDWTGVEITKELAGLMLASILSDTVIFKSATTTELDKKVAEELAKIAGIEDITKFGIDVKSKLSDVSGLSAREIITRDFKDFDMGGKKVGIGQIELIDLNLIKDRIDEIYEEMKKMKEEGGYAGIFLMLTDIMKEGTELLVITDYPQVVEIAFGKKLEGKSVWLEGVMSRKKQVVPPLQKAFEQV
- a CDS encoding 2,5-diamino-6-(ribosylamino)-4(3H)-pyrimidinone 5'-phosphate reductase, whose amino-acid sequence is MRPFTFINVASSVDGKISNEKRIQLRISCEEDLKRVDELRAKSDAIMVGIGTVLSDNPKLTVKSEELRKRRLEEGRDANPIRVVVDSKCRIPLDAKVLDESAKTIVAVSRIANSEKVNTLRRMGVDVFVAGDDKVDLKALVEYLYKIGVRVLMVEGGATLNWAMLREGLVDEIYVYYGNMIIGGSKAPTVVDGMSFDPPISLDLLDVRKLGRGILTRWRVLR
- a CDS encoding competence/damage-inducible protein A, with the protein product MDFIVISVGNELLSGDISNTNATYIARRLTKKGHKVVKMVVIPDDVNVIAEEVRNALYVDFVIVTGGLGATHDDVTTEGIAKALNKKLVLYEDVLNDLKKRFPKANETALRKVCTFPEGAEVVRNDVGVAPGYITDKILVMPGVPAEMEDVFEKVLPRFGEIDYYEDTLIVYKKESEMLKELDTVVKEFKDVQIGSYPKEGYVVIKFSGRDKERVEKAKERLIELLGL
- a CDS encoding eIF2B alpha/beta/delta subunit family protein, with the protein product MVSLEEIIKDRRSGQSAILKKTVELLKGIDAERRLSVCEEIAKVHKFMAGLKWLCERIREGFDLEDIEREIEKADKEAVKYLEDLVDGKIVVTISRSHTIERGLLKASKVIVLESFPRKEGLDMARYLKGRSVDVSIFPDCAMGYAVKVCDLAVVGADAVFKNGIINKVGTLPLALCCRHFSKDCHVIAQPYKFLDEVYSDELKDYVFKEDMLFEFVPKELVKI
- a CDS encoding pyruvate ferredoxin oxidoreductase subunit gamma; amino-acid sequence: MIQVRFHGRGGQGVVTAADILAVAAFKEGYWTLSFPMFGAEKRGGPVVSYLKISESKINDRDEIYEPDYAVVLDPTILSKDVVNGLKGWLIANYPDLEKAKEKTKWERTITIDATKLALEILGRPITNTAMVGAFAGFTKIVKLSTLKETIYEWFEKKNEEIAKKNVEVAERAYREVEKYADKLRSSIKTA
- a CDS encoding 4Fe-4S dicluster domain-containing protein; this encodes MRISLGAVSRPLESLENKTGSWAVKIPKVNPDKCVGCGECRMLCPDGCIELVHVEEKKVVAKVDYDYCKGCGICSDICPANAIEMVEKVIE